The Saxibacter everestensis genome has a window encoding:
- a CDS encoding phosphatase PAP2 family protein, with product MTKAATPDSAQHPFRGTSLSHRLSVCAALLALSLVFAIAALVIYWIFVQTRPGQALDEAALKGAEIGRDILIGAAETVLNIVSVVFLIIAIIVVGVFAVGRKRYGLAIAAMALVVGANVSTQVMKHALERPEYGVSTINFNSLPSGHTTVAASVAAALILVVPRQFRILTVLLAGGYATATGIATLSAGWHRPADVITALLVVAAWTALVSALVQLRHPVVDDPSQATAQALSPPAKAVVWVLVVAGLLTLCVAFVLMYQTQAGAAPLNTTDQLLVAYGGGTAGIAGVAALVFALALALAPIAARTPWVQASK from the coding sequence TCACCGGCTGAGCGTCTGCGCGGCACTGCTGGCACTCTCGCTGGTTTTCGCCATCGCGGCGCTGGTGATCTACTGGATCTTCGTGCAGACCCGGCCGGGCCAGGCTCTCGACGAGGCGGCGCTGAAGGGCGCCGAGATCGGTCGCGACATTCTGATCGGTGCTGCCGAGACCGTGCTGAATATCGTTTCGGTTGTCTTCCTCATCATTGCCATCATCGTGGTCGGGGTTTTTGCCGTCGGTCGCAAACGGTACGGTCTGGCGATAGCCGCAATGGCGCTGGTCGTTGGCGCGAATGTGTCCACCCAGGTGATGAAGCACGCGCTTGAGCGGCCCGAATACGGTGTCAGCACAATCAACTTCAACTCGCTTCCCTCCGGGCACACAACGGTTGCCGCTTCGGTTGCTGCCGCGCTGATCCTTGTCGTACCGCGCCAGTTCCGGATCCTCACGGTCCTGCTGGCCGGCGGCTACGCCACCGCAACCGGGATTGCGACGCTGAGCGCCGGCTGGCACCGACCCGCGGATGTGATCACCGCGCTGCTGGTCGTCGCGGCCTGGACTGCGCTGGTCTCCGCCCTGGTTCAGCTGCGCCATCCGGTGGTCGACGATCCATCCCAGGCGACGGCTCAGGCACTCAGTCCGCCCGCAAAGGCCGTAGTCTGGGTGCTGGTAGTCGCCGGACTGCTGACCTTGTGCGTCGCATTCGTGCTGATGTATCAAACCCAAGCCGGCGCCGCCCCCCTGAATACAACGGACCAGCTGCTCGTGGCCTACGGTGGGGGAACCGCAGGAATTGCGGGTGTAGCGGCGTTGGTGTTTGCCTTAGCATTGGCGCTGGCACCGATCGCGGCCCGCACCCCGTGGGTCCAGGCGTCTAAGTAA
- the topA gene encoding type I DNA topoisomerase → MTVSRTASASSPRRLVIVESPTKARTIVGYLGEGFDVEASVGHIRDLPQPSELPAELKKGPFGKFAVDVDNGFEPYYRVTPDKKKKVTELKKLLKDADELYLATDEDREGEAIAWHLLEVLKPKIPVKRMVFHEITPEAIQRALENTRDVDGALVDAQETRRILDRLYGYEVSPVLWRKVRAGLSAGRVQSVATRLVVERERERMAFRSASYWDLTANVTPTTSHEPFSARLVAVDGDKVATGRDFDDRGELKKTSKAVQLDESTVRSLATALESVPAGTLAVKSLETKPYTRRPAAPFTTSTLQQEAARKLRFSARQTMRVAQSLYENGFITYMRTDSPALSTQAISAARRQASELYGPEFVPEKPRLYKGKAKGAQEAHEAIRPAGDSFRTPAQVSNALRGDEFRLYDLIWKRTVASQMADAKGSTASVRLHTPLDIAGNRRTVELAASGTVITFRGFMAAYEEGRDAARYEDGDKGDARLPEVAEGQKLDVLGVEADGHETSPPPRYTEASLVKQLEELGIGRPSTYAATISTIIDRGYVTVRGSAMVPSWLAFSVIRLLEEHFARLVDYQFTAAMENDLDQIAVGARDRVDWLSHFYFGAEGSDIVGLREIVDDLGDIDAREINSIPIGDDLVLRVGRYGPYIEVPGADGTPKRVSVPDDLAPDELTAEKARELVENQGDGDRELGIDPSNGKMLVVKAGRFGPYVTEILEDEAEDASSSANETGATPGSADGSGSTGNDSDGKPAKPKKKPAAKKGPKPRTASLFKSMDPSTVTLEQALRLLSLPRVVGQEPETGTEITAQNGRYGPYLKKGTDSRSLTSEDQLFDITLDEALKIYAEPKQRGRTAAAPLREIGEDPVSQKPIVVKDGRFGPYVTDGETNATLRKDDAVESVTLERAAELLAEKRAKGPAKKKKAPAKKPAAKKPAAKKPAAKKPAAKKTAAAKK, encoded by the coding sequence ATGACTGTGTCCCGGACCGCAAGTGCGAGTTCGCCGCGTCGACTCGTCATTGTCGAGTCACCGACGAAGGCACGGACGATTGTCGGTTACCTGGGTGAAGGTTTCGATGTTGAAGCCTCGGTTGGCCACATCCGTGACCTGCCCCAGCCATCTGAGCTGCCCGCGGAACTCAAAAAAGGTCCGTTCGGCAAGTTCGCCGTCGACGTCGATAACGGCTTCGAGCCCTATTATCGGGTGACGCCGGACAAGAAGAAAAAGGTCACCGAGCTCAAGAAGCTGCTCAAGGATGCCGACGAGCTATACCTCGCAACCGATGAGGACCGCGAGGGAGAGGCGATCGCATGGCACCTGCTGGAGGTGCTCAAGCCGAAGATCCCGGTCAAGCGGATGGTCTTTCACGAGATCACCCCCGAAGCCATCCAAAGGGCGTTGGAAAACACCCGCGACGTCGATGGCGCTCTGGTCGACGCGCAGGAAACCCGCCGCATTCTGGACCGTCTCTACGGTTATGAAGTGTCGCCGGTTCTCTGGCGCAAAGTCCGCGCCGGCCTGTCTGCCGGCCGGGTTCAATCGGTAGCGACGAGGCTTGTCGTCGAACGCGAACGCGAACGGATGGCGTTCCGCTCCGCCTCGTACTGGGACCTGACCGCTAACGTCACCCCGACGACATCACACGAACCGTTTTCCGCCCGCCTGGTCGCGGTCGACGGCGACAAGGTTGCCACCGGCCGCGATTTTGACGACCGCGGCGAGCTGAAGAAGACGTCGAAGGCAGTACAGCTCGACGAGTCGACCGTGCGGTCACTTGCCACGGCGCTGGAATCCGTTCCCGCCGGTACCCTTGCGGTGAAGTCGCTGGAGACCAAGCCTTACACGCGTCGTCCGGCAGCGCCGTTCACCACATCGACGCTGCAGCAGGAAGCTGCGCGCAAGCTGCGATTCTCGGCCCGGCAGACCATGCGGGTGGCTCAGTCGCTGTACGAAAACGGCTTCATTACCTATATGCGTACCGATTCACCCGCGCTGTCGACCCAGGCGATCAGCGCTGCACGTCGGCAGGCAAGTGAGCTGTACGGCCCGGAATTCGTGCCTGAGAAGCCACGCCTCTACAAGGGCAAGGCCAAAGGCGCGCAGGAGGCTCACGAGGCAATCCGGCCGGCCGGTGACTCGTTCCGGACACCGGCGCAGGTCTCCAACGCGCTGCGCGGTGACGAGTTCCGGCTATACGACCTGATCTGGAAGCGGACCGTTGCCTCACAGATGGCCGACGCCAAGGGCTCCACGGCATCCGTCCGGCTGCACACCCCGCTCGACATCGCCGGTAACCGGCGCACTGTCGAATTGGCCGCCTCGGGAACCGTGATCACGTTCCGCGGGTTCATGGCTGCCTACGAAGAGGGTCGCGACGCCGCCCGCTATGAGGATGGCGACAAGGGCGATGCGCGGCTGCCCGAGGTCGCAGAAGGTCAGAAGCTCGACGTGCTCGGCGTCGAAGCCGACGGCCACGAAACCTCGCCTCCGCCCCGCTACACGGAAGCGAGCCTGGTCAAGCAGCTCGAGGAGCTCGGAATCGGACGTCCGTCCACCTATGCGGCAACGATTTCGACAATCATCGACCGCGGCTACGTGACGGTGCGTGGCTCGGCAATGGTGCCGAGCTGGCTTGCCTTCTCCGTTATTCGACTGTTGGAGGAGCACTTCGCCCGGCTGGTCGATTACCAGTTCACTGCGGCGATGGAGAACGACCTCGACCAGATCGCCGTTGGCGCTCGTGACCGGGTCGACTGGCTCAGTCACTTCTACTTCGGCGCCGAGGGGTCCGACATCGTCGGGCTGCGGGAGATCGTCGACGACCTGGGCGATATCGACGCCCGGGAGATCAACTCGATACCGATTGGTGACGACCTGGTGCTTCGGGTTGGCCGATACGGACCCTACATCGAGGTGCCAGGCGCTGACGGAACACCCAAACGCGTCTCGGTCCCCGATGATCTGGCTCCCGATGAGCTGACCGCCGAGAAGGCCCGCGAACTCGTGGAGAACCAGGGTGACGGCGACCGTGAGCTCGGCATCGATCCGTCCAACGGCAAAATGCTGGTCGTGAAGGCGGGGCGCTTCGGCCCCTACGTGACCGAAATCCTTGAAGACGAGGCAGAGGACGCGTCGTCGTCGGCCAACGAGACGGGCGCAACGCCGGGATCGGCTGACGGCAGCGGCTCAACCGGGAACGACTCCGATGGCAAGCCGGCGAAACCAAAGAAGAAGCCGGCAGCCAAGAAGGGACCCAAGCCGCGCACGGCATCACTGTTCAAGTCGATGGATCCGTCCACGGTCACCCTTGAGCAGGCACTACGTTTGCTATCGCTGCCGCGCGTCGTCGGCCAGGAACCGGAGACGGGCACCGAGATCACCGCTCAGAACGGCCGATACGGTCCGTATCTGAAGAAGGGCACGGATTCGCGTTCGTTGACCAGCGAGGATCAGCTTTTCGACATAACGCTCGACGAGGCATTGAAGATCTACGCCGAGCCGAAGCAGCGTGGCCGCACTGCGGCGGCGCCGTTGCGCGAGATCGGCGAGGACCCGGTGTCGCAGAAGCCGATTGTGGTGAAGGACGGCCGATTCGGGCCCTACGTGACGGACGGCGAGACGAACGCAACGTTGCGCAAGGATGACGCGGTGGAGTCCGTGACCCTGGAACGCGCCGCCGAGCTGCTTGCCGAAAAGCGCGCGAAGGGGCCGGCCAAGAAGAAGAAGGCCCCGGCGAAGAAGCCGGCAGCCAAGAAACCAGCGGCGAAGAAGCCAGCAGCTAAGAAACCTGCGGCCAAGAAGACCGCGGCCGCCAAGAAGTAG